A stretch of Desulfotalea psychrophila LSv54 DNA encodes these proteins:
- a CDS encoding aminotransferase family protein, with product MTQEAMKKVIAQNKKNCWHHLTQHSAYDKDGAAPMVVVEGKGMRIKDANGNEFLDAVSGGVWTVNVGYGRESIANAVRDQLVKLCYFAGSAGSIPGAQFAEALLDKMPGMGRVYYSNSGSEANEKCFKIIRQLAHLEGDGTKNKIIYRDRDYHGTTIGALSATGQFERKAQYGPFAPGFVELTNCCCYRCPFGKKYGECNIECAHALEDLIQAEGPETVGGIILEPITAGGGVIVPVPEYFPIIREICDRHGVLLQIDEVVCGLGRTGKWFGYQHFDVVPDMVTMAKGVASGYAGISCTTTTEAVFDRFKADPSDKMHYFRDISTFGGCTAGPAAALENMAIIVRENLLDNVVKMGDYFQDRLFELKDKYEVIGDVRGKGLFQGLELVKDRTTKEPVDESVAAGVAGHCAAKSRVIIGRTNRSFEKHNNTLAFSPALISSKTEIDEVINALDLAFADQK from the coding sequence ATGACACAAGAAGCAATGAAAAAAGTTATCGCTCAAAATAAAAAAAATTGCTGGCATCACCTCACTCAACATAGCGCCTATGATAAAGACGGTGCTGCTCCTATGGTAGTTGTTGAGGGTAAGGGAATGCGTATCAAGGATGCTAACGGCAATGAGTTCCTTGATGCAGTATCCGGTGGTGTTTGGACTGTAAACGTTGGATATGGTCGTGAGTCTATCGCCAATGCTGTACGTGATCAGTTGGTAAAACTCTGTTACTTCGCAGGAAGTGCAGGTAGTATTCCTGGTGCTCAGTTTGCTGAAGCTCTTCTTGATAAGATGCCAGGAATGGGTCGTGTATACTACTCAAACTCAGGTTCTGAGGCAAACGAGAAGTGTTTTAAGATCATTCGTCAGCTTGCTCACCTTGAAGGTGATGGCACCAAGAACAAGATCATCTACCGCGACCGTGACTACCATGGAACTACCATTGGTGCTCTCAGTGCCACCGGTCAGTTCGAGCGTAAAGCGCAGTATGGTCCATTTGCTCCAGGTTTTGTTGAGCTTACCAACTGCTGTTGTTACCGCTGTCCTTTCGGTAAAAAATATGGCGAATGTAATATCGAGTGTGCCCATGCCCTTGAAGATCTCATCCAAGCGGAAGGTCCAGAGACCGTTGGCGGAATCATTCTTGAGCCTATCACCGCAGGTGGTGGTGTAATTGTTCCTGTACCTGAGTACTTCCCAATCATCCGTGAGATCTGTGATCGTCATGGCGTACTTCTTCAAATTGATGAGGTTGTATGTGGTCTTGGTCGTACCGGTAAGTGGTTCGGTTATCAGCACTTTGATGTAGTTCCTGACATGGTTACCATGGCTAAGGGTGTAGCAAGTGGATACGCAGGTATCTCTTGTACCACAACCACCGAGGCTGTATTTGATCGTTTCAAGGCTGATCCAAGTGATAAAATGCATTACTTTCGTGATATCTCTACCTTTGGTGGATGTACCGCAGGTCCTGCAGCCGCTCTTGAGAACATGGCCATCATCGTTCGTGAGAACCTTCTTGATAATGTTGTTAAGATGGGAGATTACTTCCAGGATCGTCTTTTCGAGCTTAAAGATAAGTACGAAGTTATTGGCGATGTTCGTGGTAAAGGTCTCTTTCAAGGTCTTGAGCTTGTTAAAGATCGTACCACTAAAGAGCCTGTTGATGAGTCTGTTGCCGCAGGTGTTGCGGGTCACTGTGCCGCTAAGAGTCGTGTTATCATTGGTCGTACTAATCGATCCTTTGAGAAGCACAACAACACCCTTGCCTTCAGTCCTGCATTGATCTCCAGCAAAACTGAGATTGATGAAGTTATAAATGCTCTTGATCTGGCTTTTGCTGATCAAAAATAA
- the sarD gene encoding sulfoacetaldehyde reductase, which produces MLHTFKSVSKIVHGAGSIADTGKEVKRLGGERAIIVTDPGLASLGLHVAVEEALALAGIEFVLYAKAELEPNATSIQDCADAAKAFNADVIIGFGGGSALDTAKAASVLAVHEGPISKYFGVDVVPGPCMPLIAVPTTAGTGSEMTSISVLTNNETGAKLGIVSDYIYAAAVILDPALTTGLPPHITAMTGVDAFVHAMESFVGLMSTPFTDALNLQAMKIIAKNIRKAYANGNNLEAREAMLYGSALAGMGFGNTQNGVIHAVGTSVPAKYKLPHGLLMAAVAPIGIDYNYMANPEKYAVVADILTHVVAGEESVEDRAAYCADAFVQMLEDLDIAPGLSPYGVTEEDLPGIATRAAAAKRLMDNNPRQGNEKQLLTMLQKHF; this is translated from the coding sequence ATGCTTCATACATTTAAATCTGTAAGTAAGATCGTTCACGGTGCAGGATCTATTGCTGACACAGGTAAAGAGGTGAAACGTCTTGGTGGCGAGCGTGCCATTATCGTAACTGATCCAGGTCTTGCTTCACTTGGTTTGCATGTAGCTGTGGAAGAGGCATTGGCTCTTGCTGGTATTGAGTTTGTTCTTTACGCCAAGGCAGAGCTTGAACCAAATGCAACCTCTATTCAAGACTGTGCTGATGCTGCTAAGGCTTTTAACGCAGACGTTATCATCGGTTTTGGTGGTGGTAGTGCTCTTGATACCGCCAAGGCTGCATCCGTTCTTGCCGTTCACGAAGGTCCAATCTCTAAATACTTCGGTGTTGATGTTGTTCCTGGACCATGTATGCCACTTATTGCAGTGCCAACCACCGCTGGTACCGGTAGCGAGATGACCTCTATCTCTGTACTCACCAACAACGAGACCGGCGCAAAACTTGGTATCGTTAGTGACTATATCTACGCAGCTGCTGTTATTCTTGACCCAGCATTGACTACAGGTCTTCCACCACATATAACTGCAATGACCGGTGTTGATGCCTTTGTTCACGCCATGGAATCCTTTGTAGGCCTTATGTCTACTCCATTCACAGATGCCCTTAATCTTCAGGCGATGAAGATTATTGCTAAGAATATCCGTAAGGCATATGCCAACGGTAATAATCTTGAGGCTCGTGAGGCGATGCTTTACGGTTCTGCTCTTGCTGGTATGGGTTTTGGTAATACCCAGAACGGTGTTATCCACGCTGTTGGTACCTCTGTTCCTGCAAAGTATAAGTTGCCACACGGTTTGCTTATGGCAGCAGTAGCTCCAATTGGTATCGATTACAACTATATGGCTAACCCAGAGAAGTATGCAGTTGTTGCTGATATCCTTACCCACGTTGTGGCTGGTGAAGAGTCGGTAGAAGATCGTGCCGCTTATTGTGCAGATGCATTTGTGCAAATGCTTGAAGATCTTGATATTGCTCCAGGCCTTTCTCCCTACGGTGTAACCGAGGAAGATCTGCCAGGAATCGCTACCCGCGCCGCCGCAGCCAAGCGTTTGATGGATAATAATCCACGCCAAGGTAACGAGAAACAACTCTTGACCATGTTGCAAAAGCACTTCTAG
- a CDS encoding APC family permease, producing the protein MDKKAAVTERAELKKSIKPVQAWALALGAILGWGAFVLPGLRFLPQAGPLASCIGFVLGGVMLFSVAISYGNMVSKYKVTGGAFAFSFVGFGPTVAFICGWALVLGYICIIALNATAVSLLTRFVFPGVFEVGMLYSIVGWDVYAGEIAMLVGILCLCGFLNFRGADLVGKIQVFLAFALCASVFIVFGGSVSHETAAVSNLSPLFADNKSPLASIMAIVAIAPWLYVGFDTIPQAAEEFDFPHKRAEKLMLSAIGWGIVLYAMVTIAVACIMPYKELLAMNSPWATGTVANMALGRVGSVILATAVLAAIFTGINGFFIASSRLLFAMGRATILPSWFADIHPKYQTPHKAILFVLAIAVTAPFFGREVLNWVVDMSAVGTVIAYLISCLSAYKVMKHAQNKRGVMHAVLGSISSVVCILLLTVPGSPGAIGMQSWVALCLWVILGAWFYNARMGDFKALTTEEQSTLILGSSRRVFFGKGKKAPAQQPASKEA; encoded by the coding sequence ATGGATAAGAAAGCAGCAGTGACTGAAAGAGCAGAATTGAAGAAGTCGATTAAGCCCGTTCAGGCTTGGGCCCTCGCCTTGGGTGCGATTCTTGGATGGGGTGCATTTGTCTTACCAGGTCTACGCTTTTTGCCTCAGGCCGGGCCACTTGCCTCTTGCATCGGTTTTGTTCTGGGTGGTGTAATGCTGTTTTCCGTGGCAATCAGTTACGGAAATATGGTGAGTAAGTACAAGGTGACCGGCGGAGCTTTTGCCTTCTCCTTTGTTGGTTTTGGTCCCACCGTGGCCTTTATCTGTGGATGGGCCCTTGTGCTTGGTTATATCTGTATCATTGCCCTGAATGCGACAGCTGTCTCTCTGCTGACCCGTTTTGTTTTCCCGGGCGTCTTTGAAGTAGGGATGCTGTACTCCATTGTTGGCTGGGATGTCTATGCAGGTGAGATAGCCATGCTGGTCGGCATACTCTGTCTTTGTGGGTTTTTGAATTTCCGTGGCGCAGATCTTGTTGGTAAGATTCAGGTATTCCTTGCCTTTGCCCTCTGTGCTAGTGTCTTTATTGTTTTCGGCGGTTCCGTTTCCCATGAGACTGCAGCTGTTTCTAACCTCTCTCCTCTTTTTGCTGATAACAAGAGCCCGCTTGCCAGTATTATGGCCATTGTTGCCATTGCACCATGGCTCTATGTGGGTTTTGATACCATTCCTCAGGCAGCTGAGGAATTCGACTTCCCGCACAAGCGCGCTGAAAAGCTCATGCTTTCCGCAATTGGCTGGGGCATTGTCCTTTATGCAATGGTAACCATCGCCGTTGCCTGCATCATGCCATATAAAGAGCTTCTCGCCATGAATAGCCCCTGGGCTACCGGAACCGTAGCAAACATGGCCCTTGGTCGGGTTGGTAGTGTGATTCTTGCCACTGCTGTTCTTGCCGCAATCTTTACCGGAATCAATGGTTTCTTTATTGCATCTTCTCGTCTGCTCTTTGCCATGGGTCGGGCAACCATCCTGCCATCTTGGTTTGCTGATATCCATCCAAAATACCAAACCCCTCATAAGGCGATCCTCTTTGTTCTTGCCATTGCCGTAACCGCGCCCTTCTTTGGTCGTGAAGTATTGAATTGGGTTGTTGATATGTCTGCTGTCGGTACTGTTATTGCCTATCTTATCTCTTGCCTCAGTGCCTATAAGGTAATGAAGCATGCCCAGAATAAGAGAGGTGTTATGCATGCAGTGCTTGGCTCAATTAGTTCTGTTGTCTGTATTTTGCTTCTTACCGTTCCGGGTTCACCCGGTGCCATTGGCATGCAGTCTTGGGTTGCTCTCTGTCTCTGGGTTATCCTTGGCGCTTGGTTCTATAATGCAAGAATGGGTGATTTTAAAGCCCTTACCACGGAAGAGCAGAGTACTCTCATTTTAGGAAGTTCACGTCGAGTTTTCTTTGGTAAAGGTAAAAAAGCTCCGGCTCAGCAGCCAGCATCCAAAGAAGCGTAA
- a CDS encoding nitrite reductase, with product MTNKTTVHLTIMLPAGRLPLDVMKTAQALAEQYKLEIFFTTAQNLRLLNVPENLVEEIKAPLLALGVTFKAPGGFPLPRICVGAPHCPGGNGATDKLSAKILDKFSKREKTKAKFKIAISACSTGCSNPRTTDIGIVMGPKGLTLYLGGKGGVSPQTGIRVLKDVSEETLLNAIETLVEFHDKKTEKKQRIAKLLDDPEFPFAQI from the coding sequence ATGACCAACAAGACCACAGTTCATTTAACAATCATGCTGCCAGCAGGGCGCCTTCCCCTCGATGTCATGAAGACAGCCCAAGCTCTTGCTGAACAATATAAGCTTGAAATTTTCTTCACAACTGCCCAAAACCTTCGCCTCCTCAATGTACCAGAGAATCTTGTTGAAGAAATCAAAGCGCCTCTCTTGGCACTTGGCGTGACCTTTAAGGCCCCCGGTGGCTTTCCACTGCCACGAATTTGCGTTGGCGCCCCACACTGTCCTGGCGGAAACGGAGCAACCGATAAGCTCTCTGCAAAAATCCTCGACAAATTCAGTAAACGTGAAAAAACCAAGGCAAAATTTAAAATTGCCATCTCCGCCTGTTCCACTGGATGTTCAAATCCAAGAACAACAGATATCGGTATTGTCATGGGCCCCAAGGGCCTCACCCTATATCTCGGCGGCAAGGGAGGCGTTAGCCCACAGACAGGGATTCGTGTTCTAAAGGATGTAAGCGAAGAGACACTGCTGAACGCCATCGAAACCTTAGTTGAGTTTCATGACAAAAAAACTGAAAAGAAACAAAGAATTGCCAAATTATTAGACGATCCTGAATTCCCCTTTGCTCAAATATAA
- a CDS encoding FAD-dependent oxidoreductase: MAQRVLIIGAVALGPKVACRLRRIDPDAEITVLDRDKLISYGGCGIPYYVGGDVSDIEGLRSTQSHTIRDSKFFGEVKGIDVRTQIEAIEILRKEKQVRIRDLRDNSEELLSYDKLVFATGASPIRPPFPGADLPNVSIVSNLHHAEAIKKRLAQGKIGKAVVIGAGAIGIEMAEALTDLWGVETTIIEMADQVLPQAIGGNLATVVQRHLEESNVEVLVSERVSGITKADDSDTLTVSITDRTIDCDIVILSTGIRPNTELAKAAGLAVGQFGGLLVDRRMRTSDPHIYAGGDCVEVRNLVSGANQMMPLGSLANRQGRIIATNINGGSAHFPGTVGTFCIKVFELGVATAGLTARQAKAAGFDPVVSIVTQADRAHFYPTYQAMYIALIADRNSRKVLGIEAVGKGGDAVKARVDAVASLLHLGVDVAEISNLEAGYAPPFASAMDIVNNAGNVLDNILNGFNKTVDPDEFLKELAETDIRVIDVRGAIQAKPYQEKFGERWLHFPQDDLRTRYTEIPTDEAFFVVCDTGTRSYEGQVVLAAKGITNTRNIQGGLALVKAIAPEFI; this comes from the coding sequence ATGGCACAGCGTGTTTTAATTATTGGAGCAGTAGCTCTTGGCCCAAAAGTTGCCTGTCGTTTGAGACGAATTGATCCAGATGCAGAGATAACAGTTCTTGACCGTGACAAACTCATCTCCTACGGTGGCTGCGGTATCCCCTACTATGTTGGCGGTGACGTTTCAGACATCGAAGGCTTGCGATCTACCCAATCTCACACCATCCGCGACAGCAAGTTCTTTGGCGAAGTAAAGGGTATTGACGTAAGAACTCAAATTGAAGCAATTGAGATCCTTCGTAAAGAAAAGCAAGTTCGCATTCGCGACTTAAGAGACAACAGCGAAGAGCTTCTCTCCTATGACAAACTTGTTTTCGCAACAGGTGCCTCTCCAATACGCCCTCCTTTCCCAGGTGCTGATCTCCCTAACGTATCTATCGTTTCCAACCTTCACCATGCAGAGGCAATCAAAAAACGCCTTGCTCAAGGTAAGATTGGCAAAGCTGTTGTTATCGGTGCTGGTGCTATCGGTATCGAAATGGCAGAGGCGTTGACCGATCTCTGGGGAGTTGAAACCACCATCATCGAGATGGCCGACCAGGTGCTTCCACAGGCTATTGGTGGCAACCTTGCTACCGTAGTTCAGCGCCACCTTGAAGAGAGCAACGTCGAAGTACTTGTCTCTGAGCGTGTTAGCGGCATCACCAAGGCTGACGACAGCGACACCCTCACCGTATCTATCACCGATAGAACGATCGACTGTGATATCGTTATTCTCTCCACCGGAATTCGCCCTAATACCGAGCTTGCCAAGGCAGCAGGACTCGCTGTTGGTCAATTCGGTGGTCTCCTGGTAGATCGTCGTATGCGTACCAGCGATCCACACATCTATGCTGGTGGTGACTGTGTTGAGGTTCGTAACCTTGTAAGCGGTGCCAACCAGATGATGCCTCTTGGCTCTCTTGCTAACCGTCAGGGTCGTATTATTGCAACCAACATCAATGGTGGCAGCGCCCACTTCCCAGGAACCGTTGGCACCTTCTGTATCAAAGTTTTCGAACTCGGTGTTGCAACCGCTGGTTTGACTGCCCGTCAGGCAAAAGCTGCAGGGTTTGATCCGGTTGTTTCTATTGTTACTCAGGCTGACCGGGCTCACTTCTACCCAACCTATCAGGCTATGTACATAGCCCTTATTGCCGATCGCAATTCCCGCAAGGTACTTGGTATCGAAGCTGTTGGTAAAGGTGGCGATGCAGTTAAGGCTCGTGTTGATGCAGTTGCCTCTCTTCTTCACCTCGGTGTTGATGTAGCTGAGATATCTAACCTTGAAGCTGGCTATGCTCCTCCCTTTGCATCTGCTATGGACATTGTTAACAATGCGGGTAATGTTCTTGACAATATCCTCAACGGTTTCAACAAAACTGTTGATCCAGATGAGTTCCTTAAAGAGCTTGCTGAGACCGACATTCGCGTGATCGATGTTCGTGGTGCAATTCAAGCCAAGCCTTACCAAGAGAAATTTGGCGAGAGATGGTTACACTTCCCACAAGATGACCTCCGCACCCGCTACACCGAAATTCCTACCGACGAAGCATTCTTCGTTGTATGTGACACCGGTACCAGATCCTACGAAGGACAGGTTGTTTTGGCTGCCAAAGGTATCACCAATACCAGAAACATCCAGGGTGGTCTTGCCCTGGTTAAGGCTATCGCTCCAGAATTCATCTAA
- a CDS encoding YkgJ family cysteine cluster protein, protein MLPPDSSIEQTSTWTKYNRRLCDQCQGTCCSLAVEVKASDLLRMEVTDQFELEENPKKIAKRLKKEGLIEHFRQKDGIFTLARMANGDCIYLHPKTRRCTIYPQRPDTCRNHPQVGPRPGYCAFKAKSTP, encoded by the coding sequence ATGCTCCCACCAGACAGCTCTATTGAGCAGACATCTACTTGGACCAAATACAATCGCCGACTCTGTGATCAATGTCAGGGTACCTGCTGCTCCCTGGCCGTAGAGGTAAAGGCCAGCGATCTGCTGAGAATGGAGGTTACAGACCAGTTTGAACTGGAAGAGAACCCAAAAAAAATCGCCAAGAGACTCAAAAAAGAGGGGCTTATCGAACATTTTCGCCAGAAAGATGGCATCTTCACCCTCGCCAGAATGGCTAATGGCGATTGCATATATCTCCACCCCAAGACCCGTAGATGCACCATCTACCCACAACGACCGGACACCTGTCGCAACCACCCGCAGGTGGGACCTCGCCCCGGCTACTGCGCCTTTAAGGCAAAAAGCACCCCATAG
- a CDS encoding DMT family transporter translates to MKAIAKKHQAIILVLLGAVMISFSAVWVKIVDVPPTSSAFYRALFGGIFLIFPVILTEKLQRPRAIDIALITTCGLAFALDLFFWHKSILYIGPGLATIIGNFQVFIMAGVGIFFFKEKILPRFFFSIPLALLGLAFIVGNSWQELGSDYKTGVLYGFFTALSYSVFLLTLRKLQIRKSPFYSTLMAISLTCGIFLLPVLAIENVSLAIPNLQSLISLVCLGLFSQSVGWSLIAYAMPRIPASITGLVLLLQPSLSFVWDILFFKRPTDPGNLLGVCLTLGAIYLGMTSKKKTPKA, encoded by the coding sequence ATGAAAGCGATAGCTAAAAAGCACCAGGCGATTATCCTTGTCCTTCTCGGTGCCGTCATGATCAGTTTTTCAGCTGTCTGGGTTAAGATTGTCGATGTGCCACCCACCTCCTCCGCCTTCTACCGGGCCCTGTTTGGTGGCATCTTCCTCATCTTCCCAGTCATCCTCACTGAAAAGCTACAGCGACCACGGGCAATAGATATAGCCCTGATCACCACCTGTGGCCTGGCCTTTGCCCTGGACCTCTTCTTCTGGCATAAATCAATTCTATATATTGGCCCGGGCCTTGCCACCATCATTGGCAACTTCCAGGTCTTCATCATGGCCGGGGTGGGAATATTTTTCTTCAAAGAAAAAATTCTGCCTCGCTTTTTCTTCTCCATCCCCCTAGCCCTACTGGGGTTAGCTTTTATTGTCGGCAACAGCTGGCAGGAGCTTGGTAGCGACTACAAAACAGGGGTGCTCTATGGTTTTTTCACCGCCCTCAGCTACAGCGTCTTTCTCCTTACCCTACGTAAACTGCAGATAAGAAAAAGCCCCTTCTACTCCACCCTTATGGCAATATCTTTAACCTGTGGAATATTTCTCTTACCCGTACTCGCCATAGAGAACGTCTCTCTTGCCATCCCCAACCTACAATCACTTATCTCCCTTGTCTGCCTCGGCCTCTTCAGCCAAAGCGTGGGATGGTCCCTCATAGCCTATGCCATGCCCAGAATACCCGCCTCCATCACAGGGCTAGTACTACTTCTCCAACCATCACTCTCCTTTGTCTGGGATATTCTCTTCTTTAAAAGGCCCACTGACCCAGGCAATCTCCTTGGTGTCTGCCTCACCCTAGGAGCCATCTACCTTGGAATGACCAGCAAAAAAAAGACCCCCAAGGCATAG
- a CDS encoding cupin domain-containing protein has product MMKNQECQKILDHELSTNAINGVSAHVVLDQSGEDLCMRAFTIEPGGLTSRHSHDSAHEIFVHSGRGQVSLNGEWRDLSSGAAVLIPANEEHQFMNAGTKAFVFMCLDPKGKETT; this is encoded by the coding sequence ATGATGAAAAATCAAGAGTGCCAGAAAATCCTCGATCATGAACTGAGTACCAATGCCATCAACGGGGTTAGTGCCCATGTTGTCCTCGACCAAAGCGGTGAAGACCTTTGCATGCGCGCCTTTACCATCGAACCGGGTGGTTTAACCTCACGCCATAGCCACGACTCTGCCCACGAAATTTTTGTTCATTCCGGCCGCGGTCAGGTGTCTCTGAATGGCGAATGGCGAGACCTCAGTAGCGGCGCCGCTGTTCTTATCCCGGCAAACGAAGAGCATCAATTTATGAACGCCGGAACAAAAGCGTTTGTCTTTATGTGCCTTGACCCCAAGGGAAAAGAGACAACATAG